Proteins encoded within one genomic window of Rhizobium favelukesii:
- a CDS encoding NADH-quinone oxidoreductase subunit C, whose amino-acid sequence MSVELPLNRALITQHFEGTIEDLGAAHGIDVFAVPPEKIVAFCRFLKEHEALQFNFLSDICGVDHYPDTPRFEAVYHLYSLPNKWRVRIKCRLGDPPHVPSVTGVWRTANWHEREAWDMYGIRFEGHPDLRRIYMWEGFEGFPQRKDFPLRGYKDKLNPFGAEGPPPTQPDLATRDIPQGGRSTPEN is encoded by the coding sequence ATGAGCGTGGAGTTGCCTCTCAATCGCGCTCTGATCACGCAGCATTTCGAGGGAACAATCGAGGATCTCGGCGCGGCGCACGGCATTGACGTCTTTGCAGTGCCACCTGAGAAGATCGTCGCGTTCTGCCGGTTCCTGAAAGAGCATGAGGCGCTGCAGTTCAACTTCCTTTCAGACATCTGCGGGGTTGATCATTATCCCGACACGCCGCGGTTCGAGGCGGTGTATCACCTCTATTCACTACCCAACAAGTGGCGGGTTCGCATCAAGTGCCGGCTTGGTGATCCGCCGCATGTCCCTTCGGTGACGGGGGTCTGGCGCACCGCCAACTGGCATGAGCGCGAGGCCTGGGACATGTATGGCATCAGGTTCGAGGGGCATCCCGATCTGCGCCGGATCTACATGTGGGAAGGCTTCGAGGGCTTTCCCCAGCGCAAGGATTTCCCCCTAAGGGGCTACAAGGACAAGCTGAACCCCTTCGGGGCCGAAGGTCCGCCGCCAACACAGCCCGACCTCGCCACCAGGGACATTCCGCAAGGAGGCCGTTCTACGCCGGAAAATTGA
- a CDS encoding NADH-quinone oxidoreductase subunit N has translation MTAAALLQSILASLPEIVVVTGACMLLILGQLVRKGQEQFLVFASVAVVLIAAVWTIMLSGEVRPAYAGMFVVDRFSVFFKLVFYLATVLTLLLSQKYADIEGIGNSEYYVLLLFALSGMMIMASATDLLSIYVGLELTVLCTYVLTGFLRQEQRSNEAALKYVILGSVSTGIFLYGVSLVYGLTGTTQLDGMAAAVTGDRLDPALLLAVVFIVAGLVFKVGAVPFHMWLPDAYEGAPTTITAFMSVGPKAAGFAVILRVFLNPLVAASDVWIIVAVIAVATMALGSFVALVQDNFKRLLAYSSISHAGFALFGVVAGGADGIASVMLYLLIYSFMNLGIFGTIIMMRNGDFSGEVIEDYAGLAKSHPGLALLMLLYLFSLAGIPPTAGFFAKFYVLVALVERGFVMLAVIAVLLSVVAAYFYIRIAMVIYMREPNRAFDPALTPLVRATLAFTAAGTIGIGLFPAWFLRFAQHAVFGG, from the coding sequence ATGACCGCAGCCGCGCTCCTCCAGTCGATCCTTGCGAGCCTGCCCGAGATCGTCGTGGTCACGGGGGCCTGCATGCTTCTGATCCTGGGACAGCTTGTACGCAAGGGGCAGGAACAATTCCTTGTCTTTGCGTCCGTCGCCGTCGTGCTGATTGCCGCCGTTTGGACAATCATGCTGTCGGGCGAGGTGCGGCCAGCCTACGCCGGCATGTTCGTCGTCGACCGCTTCTCGGTCTTCTTCAAGCTCGTTTTTTATCTGGCCACAGTTCTGACACTCCTGCTTTCGCAAAAATACGCCGACATCGAAGGGATTGGGAACAGCGAATATTATGTCCTGCTGCTGTTTGCGCTTTCGGGAATGATGATCATGGCCTCGGCGACCGACCTCCTGTCGATCTATGTGGGCCTCGAACTGACGGTGCTCTGCACCTATGTGCTGACCGGCTTCTTGCGCCAAGAGCAACGGTCGAACGAAGCGGCGCTGAAATACGTGATCCTTGGCTCGGTCTCGACCGGGATTTTCCTTTACGGCGTTTCGCTGGTCTACGGGCTCACCGGCACGACGCAACTGGACGGGATGGCTGCTGCGGTGACCGGTGATCGGCTCGATCCCGCATTGTTGCTGGCGGTGGTCTTCATCGTCGCGGGGCTGGTCTTCAAGGTCGGCGCCGTGCCGTTCCACATGTGGCTGCCGGACGCCTATGAAGGCGCGCCGACGACCATCACTGCCTTCATGTCTGTCGGTCCCAAGGCGGCGGGCTTCGCTGTGATCTTGCGGGTATTCCTCAACCCGCTGGTCGCAGCCTCGGATGTCTGGATCATCGTTGCGGTGATTGCGGTCGCGACCATGGCGCTCGGCAGTTTCGTGGCGCTGGTTCAGGATAATTTCAAGCGCCTCCTGGCTTATTCCAGCATTTCCCATGCCGGGTTCGCCCTTTTTGGCGTGGTTGCCGGCGGTGCGGACGGGATCGCCAGCGTGATGCTTTACCTGCTGATCTACTCTTTCATGAATCTCGGCATTTTCGGCACCATCATCATGATGCGCAATGGCGATTTCTCGGGCGAGGTCATCGAAGACTACGCGGGTCTGGCAAAGTCGCATCCCGGGCTGGCGCTTTTGATGCTGCTCTACCTGTTCTCGCTGGCCGGTATTCCGCCGACGGCCGGTTTCTTCGCCAAGTTCTACGTGCTTGTGGCGCTCGTCGAGCGAGGTTTCGTCATGCTGGCGGTGATCGCAGTGCTTCTGAGCGTCGTCGCCGCCTATTTCTACATCCGCATCGCCATGGTGATCTACATGCGCGAGCCAAACAGGGCGTTCGACCCCGCGCTGACGCCCTTGGTCCGCGCCACGCTCGCCTTTACCGCCGCCGGCACGATCGGCATCGGCCTGTTTCCGGCGTGGTTCTTGAGGTTTGCTCAGCATGCGGTGTTTGGGGGCTGA
- a CDS encoding monovalent cation/H+ antiporter subunit D family protein gives MDPVISIRPLLAVAVPGLAALAILLLNNREKLRDVVSPMAAIAMFAIVASMAPTVLAGGTIDLRLFEILPGIDFAFRVDALGMVFATVSSLLWIVAAVYSIGYMRHLNEHAQTRFFACFASSLAAAAGGAFAANLFTLVIFYEMLSLVTYPLVYHHEDDEAWTGSRRYLVYLMGASKSALLAALALTYHIAGSLDFVAGGLLAGVNASAALLTVVYFCYLFGFAKAAVMPMHAWLPAAMVAPTPVSALLHAVAVVKMGVFCVLRVVFDIFGTRLVDGLGLGIATAYLVSFTILMASVYALTRDDLKARLAYSTVSQLSYIVLGAVLLSPVAMVGGIIHIAAHAFSKITLFFCAGSIFCASGKRNISDMAGIGRRLPWTMGAFFVASLSMIGVPPTAGFVSKWYLAWGSVEGGQIAFLVVLLASSVLNAAYFLPVSYVAFFGTEVKESPVTVREIPMITIPLIATAILSVSMGIFPDYFLALAQGVVR, from the coding sequence TTGGACCCGGTGATATCGATCCGGCCGCTGCTTGCCGTTGCCGTCCCAGGTCTGGCGGCTCTTGCGATTCTCCTTTTGAACAACCGCGAGAAACTCCGCGATGTCGTCTCGCCGATGGCGGCGATCGCCATGTTCGCAATTGTCGCCTCGATGGCACCCACGGTGCTGGCGGGCGGGACCATCGATTTGCGCCTGTTCGAGATCCTGCCGGGGATCGACTTCGCTTTCCGGGTCGATGCGCTCGGCATGGTGTTTGCCACCGTCTCGTCGCTGCTGTGGATCGTGGCGGCGGTCTATTCCATCGGCTACATGCGGCATTTGAACGAGCACGCGCAGACCCGGTTCTTCGCCTGCTTCGCAAGCAGTCTTGCGGCCGCCGCCGGCGGCGCTTTCGCCGCCAATCTGTTCACGCTGGTGATCTTCTACGAGATGCTCAGCCTCGTTACCTATCCGCTCGTTTACCATCACGAGGACGATGAGGCATGGACGGGCAGCCGCAGGTACCTTGTCTATTTGATGGGCGCCTCGAAAAGCGCGCTTCTCGCCGCGTTGGCGCTGACCTACCACATTGCGGGGTCGCTCGACTTTGTCGCCGGTGGGCTGCTGGCCGGGGTCAATGCCTCGGCGGCGCTGCTGACTGTCGTCTATTTCTGCTATCTCTTCGGCTTCGCCAAGGCCGCGGTGATGCCGATGCACGCTTGGTTGCCTGCCGCGATGGTGGCGCCGACGCCGGTCAGCGCGCTCTTGCATGCGGTGGCCGTGGTCAAGATGGGCGTGTTCTGCGTGCTGCGGGTGGTGTTCGACATTTTCGGCACGAGGCTGGTGGACGGGCTGGGGCTCGGCATTGCCACGGCCTATCTGGTCTCGTTCACGATCCTCATGGCCTCGGTCTACGCGCTGACGCGGGACGACTTAAAGGCGAGACTCGCCTATTCGACAGTCAGCCAGCTCTCCTACATCGTGCTCGGCGCGGTTTTACTGTCTCCAGTCGCGATGGTCGGTGGGATCATCCACATCGCGGCGCATGCATTCTCCAAGATCACGCTGTTTTTCTGCGCCGGATCGATCTTCTGCGCGTCTGGCAAGCGCAACATCAGCGACATGGCCGGTATCGGCCGCCGGCTGCCGTGGACGATGGGAGCATTTTTTGTCGCCTCGCTGAGCATGATCGGGGTGCCGCCAACCGCGGGCTTCGTCAGCAAATGGTATCTGGCCTGGGGCTCGGTGGAGGGGGGGCAAATCGCGTTCCTGGTCGTGCTCCTGGCGAGCTCGGTCCTGAACGCCGCCTATTTTCTGCCGGTCAGCTATGTCGCCTTTTTCGGGACGGAGGTTAAGGAGAGCCCGGTGACGGTCCGTGAAATTCCGATGATAACAATCCCGCTGATCGCGACCGCCATCCTGTCGGTGTCCATGGGCATCTTCCCAGACTATTTCCTCGCCCTGGCACAAGGAGTTGTCAGATGA
- a CDS encoding Na(+)/H(+) antiporter subunit D — MTDFVHPALLFILGAVPIPFLSGSIRKLYLLLIPALAILAVVAMQPGNYGAASFIGQEILIAKVDKLSIVFATVFTIMALIGTVYALHLPRPGQHVAAFVYVGSALGVVFAGDYLTLYLFWEGMAFASAYLIFVQGGRQAINAGFRYLMVHITGGVVLLGGIIVHGLTTGSLLFGPIVGQMGVGAYLILAGFMLNAAVPPLNAWLTDAYPEATVTGAVFMSAFTTKTAVYVLARAFPGTELLVWFGTAMALYGVIYAVLENDCRRLLAYHIVSQVGYMVAGVGIGTEMAVNGAAGHAFAHILYKALLFMGAGAVIHATGRRKLTELGGLYKAMPLTVALYMVGAFAISAFPFFSGFVTKSMVIAAAGQDHRALVVLALTMASSGTFLHTGLKLPYYMFFGTDRKLEAREPPRNMLVAMAMAAVLCIAIGVFPQPLYALLPYPVDFEPYTGVHITESLGLLMFTALGFVLFLRALDPENTISIDTDWFYRKGARCFMWIAEKPLARYEKAVSNVSESAALPFLHGAAQAGLRVDLAGVDAIVNGLARSILRGGGALRRLQTGVVTHYALAMIVGLIAATVVFAVAWR, encoded by the coding sequence ATGACTGACTTCGTCCATCCCGCCCTGCTCTTCATTCTCGGCGCTGTGCCGATCCCTTTCCTGAGCGGATCGATCCGCAAGCTCTATCTGCTGCTCATTCCAGCGCTGGCGATCCTCGCCGTCGTGGCGATGCAGCCGGGCAACTACGGTGCGGCGTCGTTCATCGGGCAGGAGATCCTGATCGCGAAGGTCGACAAGCTGAGCATCGTCTTCGCCACCGTCTTCACCATCATGGCGCTGATTGGAACGGTCTACGCGCTGCACCTGCCTCGCCCCGGCCAGCATGTCGCTGCGTTCGTCTATGTCGGCAGCGCGCTTGGCGTCGTGTTCGCCGGCGACTACCTGACGCTCTACCTGTTCTGGGAAGGCATGGCGTTTGCCTCTGCCTACCTCATCTTCGTCCAGGGCGGCCGGCAAGCGATCAACGCCGGGTTCCGGTATCTCATGGTCCATATCACCGGCGGCGTCGTCCTGCTTGGCGGCATCATTGTCCACGGGCTTACGACAGGCTCGCTGCTGTTCGGCCCGATCGTGGGGCAAATGGGTGTCGGTGCTTACCTGATCCTTGCCGGGTTCATGCTCAACGCCGCGGTGCCGCCGCTCAACGCCTGGCTGACCGACGCCTATCCCGAGGCGACCGTCACGGGGGCGGTGTTCATGAGCGCCTTCACCACCAAGACCGCGGTCTATGTGCTGGCGCGAGCGTTTCCGGGCACCGAGCTTCTGGTCTGGTTCGGTACCGCGATGGCGCTCTATGGCGTCATCTACGCGGTGCTGGAGAACGACTGCCGGCGGCTCCTGGCCTATCACATCGTCAGTCAGGTGGGATATATGGTGGCGGGTGTCGGTATCGGGACCGAGATGGCAGTAAACGGGGCCGCGGGCCATGCCTTCGCCCATATCCTCTACAAGGCGCTTCTGTTCATGGGCGCTGGGGCGGTGATTCATGCGACCGGCCGGCGCAAGCTCACCGAGCTTGGTGGGCTCTACAAGGCCATGCCGCTGACAGTGGCGCTCTATATGGTCGGCGCTTTTGCGATTTCGGCATTTCCATTCTTCTCGGGCTTCGTCACCAAGTCGATGGTGATAGCCGCTGCCGGACAGGATCATCGCGCGCTGGTGGTGCTGGCGCTGACGATGGCGTCGTCGGGGACGTTCCTGCACACGGGGCTGAAACTCCCCTATTACATGTTTTTCGGCACGGACCGTAAACTGGAGGCGCGCGAGCCACCCCGCAACATGCTGGTTGCCATGGCGATGGCAGCGGTGCTGTGCATCGCCATCGGGGTTTTCCCCCAGCCGCTCTACGCGCTTTTGCCTTATCCAGTCGATTTCGAACCCTACACCGGCGTCCATATCACCGAGAGCCTCGGGTTGCTGATGTTTACCGCACTGGGCTTCGTGCTGTTCCTCAGGGCCCTCGACCCCGAGAACACGATCAGCATCGATACCGATTGGTTCTACCGCAAGGGTGCGCGTTGCTTCATGTGGATCGCCGAAAAGCCGCTGGCACGCTACGAGAAGGCCGTGAGCAATGTGTCCGAGAGCGCCGCGCTGCCCTTCCTGCATGGCGCGGCACAGGCAGGACTGCGGGTCGATCTCGCCGGCGTGGACGCCATCGTGAATGGCCTCGCCCGCTCGATCCTGCGCGGCGGCGGGGCGCTGCGGCGGCTCCAGACCGGCGTCGTGACCCATTACGCGCTGGCGATGATCGTCGGTTTGATCGCCGCCACCGTCGTCTTCGCCGTGGCGTGGCGGTAG
- a CDS encoding NuoB/complex I 20 kDa subunit family protein: MGGVNNAIRDSVLFTTADSIISWSRASALWPETFGIACCAIEMIAAGCARYDLDRFGVVFRPSPRQSDVMIIAGTVTRKFAPVVRRLYDQMPEPRWVIAMGTCAISGGVYNTYAVVQGSETFVPVDVHVPGCPPRPEALMHGFLLLQEKIKRSRALAGTPLDRVAAS; encoded by the coding sequence ATGGGAGGCGTAAACAATGCGATCCGCGACAGCGTGCTGTTTACCACGGCCGACAGTATCATCAGCTGGAGCCGGGCGTCGGCGCTGTGGCCCGAGACCTTTGGCATTGCCTGTTGCGCCATCGAGATGATCGCGGCGGGATGCGCGCGCTACGATCTCGACCGGTTCGGCGTGGTGTTCCGGCCTTCGCCGCGCCAGTCCGATGTGATGATTATCGCCGGCACCGTGACCCGGAAGTTCGCGCCCGTCGTGCGCCGGCTCTATGATCAGATGCCGGAGCCGCGCTGGGTGATCGCAATGGGCACCTGTGCGATCTCGGGCGGGGTCTACAACACCTATGCCGTGGTGCAGGGGTCAGAGACCTTCGTGCCGGTCGACGTGCATGTGCCCGGCTGTCCGCCACGGCCCGAGGCGCTGATGCACGGCTTCCTGCTGCTTCAGGAGAAGATCAAGAGGTCTCGCGCGCTGGCCGGGACGCCTCTGGATCGGGTTGCAGCCTCATGA
- the nuoD gene encoding NADH dehydrogenase (quinone) subunit D, which yields MTEVTELSRPDGEALTTREVLLNLGPQHPSTHGVLRLVLELDGEYVERVDPHIGYLHRGTEKLAESFTYTQIFPLTDRLDYLCPPSNNLAFALAVEKLLGIEAPVRAQYIRVMMAELARISGHLLITGALPMDLGAMTALLYVMREREMIMDLLEMISGARMHTSFCRVGGVREDLPDGFLPKIREFCDIFPNRIRDYERLLEDNRVFLHRTKGIGVISGEDAVDLGLSGPNLRASGVDWDIRRDEPYEIYDRLDFNVITRKEGDCYARWRCRVDEMRESIAIIEQCIDQMPEGPFQIDMPTIAFPVDKERVHCSMEALIQHFDLSAYGFKVPKGEVYSAIEAPKGELGFYIISDGSPKPFRMKVRAPSFVNLQGLFGVTNARYLADMIAVLGSLDPVMAEVDK from the coding sequence ATGACCGAAGTCACAGAGCTCAGCAGGCCGGACGGGGAAGCGCTCACGACCAGGGAAGTGCTTCTCAACCTCGGCCCGCAGCACCCCAGCACTCATGGGGTTCTTCGCCTCGTCCTCGAACTGGACGGCGAGTACGTCGAGCGCGTGGACCCGCATATCGGCTACCTCCACCGGGGCACCGAAAAGCTCGCGGAGAGTTTCACCTACACCCAGATATTCCCGCTCACCGATCGGCTCGATTATCTCTGCCCGCCGTCGAACAACCTGGCGTTTGCGCTGGCGGTGGAGAAGCTCCTCGGCATAGAAGCACCGGTGCGGGCGCAGTACATACGCGTGATGATGGCTGAGCTGGCGCGGATCTCCGGTCATCTCCTGATCACCGGCGCGCTGCCGATGGATCTGGGTGCAATGACCGCGCTGCTTTACGTCATGCGCGAGCGCGAAATGATCATGGACCTGCTCGAAATGATTAGCGGTGCAAGAATGCACACGTCCTTCTGCAGGGTCGGTGGCGTACGCGAGGATCTGCCTGACGGTTTCCTTCCCAAGATCAGGGAGTTCTGCGACATCTTCCCGAACCGGATCCGCGACTATGAGCGATTGCTCGAAGATAACAGGGTGTTCCTCCACCGCACGAAGGGGATCGGCGTGATCTCCGGCGAAGACGCTGTCGATCTGGGTCTCAGCGGCCCGAACCTGCGTGCCTCCGGGGTCGACTGGGATATCCGCCGCGACGAACCTTACGAAATTTACGACCGGCTCGATTTCAATGTCATCACGCGCAAAGAGGGCGATTGCTACGCACGCTGGCGGTGCCGTGTCGACGAGATGCGGGAAAGCATCGCGATTATCGAGCAATGCATCGACCAGATGCCGGAGGGACCATTCCAGATCGACATGCCGACGATCGCGTTCCCGGTGGACAAGGAGCGTGTGCATTGCTCGATGGAAGCTTTGATCCAGCATTTCGACCTGTCGGCCTACGGCTTCAAGGTACCCAAGGGCGAGGTCTACTCGGCGATCGAGGCGCCCAAGGGTGAACTGGGGTTCTACATCATTAGCGACGGATCGCCGAAACCGTTCCGCATGAAGGTGCGAGCACCGTCTTTCGTCAACCTTCAGGGCCTCTTCGGGGTCACCAACGCGCGCTACCTGGCGGACATGATCGCCGTGCTCGGCAGCCTCGACCCCGTGATGGCGGAGGTGGATAAGTAA
- the nuoE gene encoding NADH-quinone oxidoreductase subunit NuoE: MTMRQKIEEAAARYPDQRSAIMPALLIAQEEHGHLPGPVLEEVADILGVERIWVYELATFYTLFHTEPVGLFHLQLCDNVSCMLCGCEDLLEHLETALGIRKGDTTPDGLFTLSTVECLGACEMAPVLQVGDDYHGDLDVARIDALLDDLRATVGRVKSVVDDAATRPPGK; encoded by the coding sequence ATGACTATGCGCCAAAAGATCGAAGAGGCGGCGGCGCGCTATCCGGACCAGCGCTCGGCGATCATGCCCGCGCTCCTGATTGCCCAGGAGGAGCACGGCCATCTGCCCGGCCCGGTGCTGGAAGAGGTCGCCGACATTCTCGGCGTTGAGCGCATCTGGGTTTACGAGCTGGCGACCTTCTACACACTCTTCCATACCGAGCCGGTGGGCCTTTTCCACCTGCAACTCTGTGACAATGTTTCCTGCATGCTGTGCGGATGCGAGGATCTGCTGGAGCATCTGGAAACGGCGCTTGGGATCAGGAAGGGCGATACCACCCCGGACGGGCTGTTTACGCTTTCGACCGTCGAGTGTCTCGGTGCCTGCGAGATGGCTCCGGTGCTGCAGGTCGGCGATGATTACCACGGCGACCTTGATGTGGCGCGGATCGACGCACTGCTGGACGATCTCCGGGCGACGGTGGGCCGGGTCAAGAGCGTTGTCGACGACGCCGCGACGCGACCGCCAGGGAAATAG
- a CDS encoding NADH-quinone oxidoreductase subunit A, producing the protein MAAMEFLPVLFMIAGIVLVTGATLFVSSLLRPSNPYPEKNMPYECGMDPAGEAAGGRFRVQFFLLAILLVVFDVETMFLFPWAVVLKDIGLVGYVEMFVFMLLLIVGFAYAWLKGALEWEA; encoded by the coding sequence ATGGCTGCAATGGAATTCCTGCCGGTTCTTTTCATGATCGCCGGAATTGTTCTGGTGACGGGGGCAACGCTGTTTGTCTCCTCGCTTTTGCGTCCGTCCAATCCCTATCCCGAAAAGAACATGCCCTATGAATGCGGCATGGACCCGGCTGGCGAGGCCGCCGGGGGCCGTTTCAGGGTGCAGTTCTTTCTGCTCGCGATCCTGTTGGTGGTCTTTGATGTCGAGACCATGTTTCTCTTTCCCTGGGCTGTTGTCCTGAAAGACATCGGTCTGGTGGGTTACGTCGAGATGTTCGTCTTCATGTTGCTGCTAATTGTGGGTTTCGCCTACGCCTGGCTGAAGGGAGCACTGGAATGGGAGGCGTAA
- the nuoK gene encoding NADH-quinone oxidoreductase subunit NuoK, with product MVPLSWYIVLGVILFVIGAAGVLLRRNILVVLMSLELLLNSVNINFIAFGRQYDDFRGQIFAIFVIAITAAEVAVALGILVAFVRNKSTLKVDDVTMMKG from the coding sequence ATGGTTCCGCTCTCGTGGTACATCGTGCTCGGAGTGATCCTGTTCGTGATCGGAGCGGCGGGCGTACTGCTCAGACGCAATATTTTGGTCGTGCTGATGTCGCTGGAGCTGCTGCTCAACTCGGTCAACATCAACTTCATCGCTTTTGGGCGTCAGTATGACGACTTCCGTGGACAGATCTTCGCGATCTTCGTCATCGCAATCACCGCGGCGGAGGTTGCCGTCGCCCTTGGCATCTTGGTCGCCTTTGTGAGGAACAAATCCACCCTCAAGGTCGACGATGTGACGATGATGAAAGGATAG
- a CDS encoding NADH-quinone oxidoreductase subunit M, producing the protein MGLPLLSLIVFTPAVGAAVLMFLRSDNAVRWTALCATLLDLALCIAMLTSFDTTTHVMQFRETHPWVPALGITYALGVDGISALFVFLTALLGSICVLASWVAIDRKVKEFMVSLLVMQALMLGVFCALDLFLFYVFWEAMLIPMYLIIGVWGGEGRVYAAFKFFLYTLAGSVLFLIGVIVLYFNGGETFDILALTAQDLPFRIQSWLFFSFLVAFAVKVPMVPVHTWLPDAHVQAPTAGSIILAGVLLKMGAYGFLRFSLPMLPEASVYYSTLMLALSALAIVYGGLLALAQDDLKKLVAYSSISHMGFVTLGIFALNLRGLEGGILQMFNHGVTTGALFLLVGLIYERTHTRSMADYGGLMKAAPVYTAFLALFTLSSMALPGTNSFVGELLVLSGGFAANLTVGAAAVLGALLGAAYLLGMYGKVALGPASVNARFKIRDVNAREMVAILPLALFVLWVGFYPKPFLGIIDASVKHLMVQVHGNGSGQ; encoded by the coding sequence ATGGGGTTGCCGCTCCTCAGCCTCATCGTGTTTACCCCCGCCGTCGGGGCAGCCGTTCTGATGTTTCTGCGCAGCGACAATGCCGTTCGGTGGACAGCGCTTTGCGCCACCCTCCTCGACCTTGCTCTGTGCATCGCCATGCTGACGAGCTTTGACACCACGACCCACGTGATGCAGTTCAGAGAGACGCACCCGTGGGTGCCCGCGCTCGGGATCACGTATGCGCTTGGCGTTGACGGGATCAGCGCGCTCTTCGTGTTCCTGACCGCGCTGTTGGGCTCGATCTGCGTGCTCGCCTCGTGGGTCGCAATCGACCGCAAGGTGAAAGAGTTCATGGTCAGTCTGCTGGTCATGCAGGCGCTGATGCTGGGGGTGTTCTGTGCGCTCGACCTGTTCTTGTTCTACGTCTTTTGGGAGGCGATGCTGATCCCGATGTACCTGATCATCGGCGTCTGGGGTGGCGAGGGCCGGGTTTATGCGGCATTTAAGTTCTTCCTCTACACGCTTGCGGGCAGCGTCCTGTTCCTGATCGGCGTCATCGTGCTCTATTTCAACGGCGGCGAGACCTTCGACATCCTCGCCCTGACAGCGCAGGATTTGCCGTTCCGGATCCAGTCGTGGCTGTTCTTTTCCTTCCTGGTGGCCTTCGCGGTCAAGGTGCCGATGGTCCCGGTCCACACCTGGCTGCCGGACGCCCATGTGCAGGCGCCGACAGCGGGCAGCATCATCCTCGCCGGAGTGCTCCTGAAGATGGGTGCCTACGGATTCTTGCGGTTTTCCTTGCCAATGCTGCCGGAGGCGTCGGTGTATTATTCGACGCTGATGCTGGCGCTTTCGGCGCTTGCGATCGTCTATGGTGGGTTGCTTGCGCTGGCGCAGGACGACCTGAAGAAGCTGGTGGCCTATTCCAGCATCAGCCACATGGGCTTCGTGACGCTGGGGATTTTCGCGTTGAACCTGCGCGGGCTCGAGGGCGGCATCCTGCAAATGTTCAATCACGGCGTAACGACGGGGGCCTTGTTCCTGTTGGTCGGTCTGATCTACGAACGGACACATACGCGCAGCATGGCGGATTATGGCGGGTTGATGAAGGCGGCGCCGGTCTATACCGCGTTTCTTGCGCTGTTCACCCTGTCATCGATGGCACTGCCGGGAACGAACTCGTTCGTGGGAGAATTGCTCGTGCTTTCGGGCGGGTTTGCGGCCAACCTGACGGTCGGCGCGGCAGCCGTCTTGGGTGCTCTACTGGGCGCGGCCTATCTGCTTGGCATGTATGGGAAAGTTGCCCTCGGTCCGGCCAGCGTCAACGCCCGTTTCAAGATACGTGACGTCAACGCCCGCGAGATGGTTGCGATCCTGCCGCTGGCACTCTTCGTGCTTTGGGTCGGTTTCTATCCGAAACCCTTTCTTGGCATCATCGACGCCTCGGTGAAGCATCTCATGGTGCAGGTGCACGGCAACGGGAGCGGCCAATGA